The following are encoded together in the Panicum virgatum strain AP13 chromosome 6K, P.virgatum_v5, whole genome shotgun sequence genome:
- the LOC120712781 gene encoding zinc finger A20 and AN1 domain-containing stress-associated protein 11-like, with product MAQRDKKVEEPTELHAPELTLCANSCGFPGNPATKNLCQNCFLAASASVSPPSPSSSPAVFDKPRTAAAAAAPPALWPPFSPAANRPPAGPAESPSKAPRTSSSVNRCHSCRKRVGLTGFRCRCGELFCGAHRYSDRHDCGYDYKGVARDAIARENPVVRAAKIVRF from the coding sequence ATGGCGCAGCGCGACAAGAAGGTTGAGGAGCCGACGGAGCTGCACGCGCCGGAGCTCACGCTCTGCGCCAACAGCTGCGGCTTCCCGGGCAACCCGGCCACCAAGAACCTCTGCCAGAACTGCTTCctggccgcctccgcctccgtctcgccgccgtcgccctcctcctcgccggcggtgtTCGACAagccgcggacggcggcggcggcggccgcccctCCCGCGCTCTGGCCGCCGTTCTCCCCGGCCGCCAACCGGCCCCCGGCGGGCCCCGCGGAGTCCCCCTCCAAGGCGCCCCGGACGTCGTCGTCGGTCAACCGGTGCCACAGCTGCCGGAAGCGGGTCGGGCTGACGGGGTTCCGGTGCCGCTGCGGCGAGCTCTTCTGCGGCGCGCACCGGTACTCGGACCGCCACGACTGCGGCTACGACTACAAGGGCGTCGCCCGGGACGCCATCGCCCGGGAGAACCCCGTCGTGCGCGCCGCCAAGATCGTCAGGTTCTGA